The genomic stretch GGTTATTTCGCCAATTCAAAATTCTGGCTCTGGCATGAACCATGTAGGTCGAAATAcccaatcacaaggagtccctACCCTATTACCTACCCTTAGAACGAATAACCAGGCATCctttagacaacaaatggatgccaataaccatgatatggtaggagttCTGGCCAGAGAGATGAATACCATTTTTTCTCCCCTGATACAGAATGTGAATAGAACTAACATTGACAATGCCCAAACATACCAACAACTGTCAGCGCAGATGGGACGCATAGCAGATTTCCTAGGCGCCCCACAGTCTTCTGTTCGACGCAGGCCAAACCAGGTTATAATCCAAGGAGAAGAACCAACTATAGATCAGGTTCGGCCACCAAGGCAAGCGCTTGACGAAAGGGTCATGGGGGCGAGATTGGAACAACAGCCAATTCGACGGGAAGTCCCTGAAGAACAACCTAGAAGAGTGATAATGGTTAATAGAGACCAGGATGCAGACAAAGTAATTCATAGGGTCAGGCGGGAAAACATGGTGGAAAATGACTTAACTAGTATGATAGAGAGAATCATGGCCCAGAATGGTCTGAATATGTCCTACAAACAGAATTACCAAGGGGTTGTAAAatccctaagttcaccaaattctcaggggacactagtgaaTCCACTGTAGAACACATAGCCAAATACATGACTGAGGCATGGGATTTGGCGAACAGTGAGAACCTAAGAATGAAATATTTCCCCAGTTCTTTAACAAAGAACGCCTTCACGTGGTTTACAACTTTGCCACCAAATTCCATAGATGTTTGGCCTAATTTGGAAAGATTGtttcatgaacaattctacatgggccAAACTAAGATAAGTCTTAAGGAATTAGCCAATATCAAAAGAAAATTCACCGAACCTATAGATGATTATCTGAATAGGTTCCGTTTGTTGAAATCTAGATGTTTTACAATAGTGCTTGAACacgagttggtcgaaatggccgctggAGGTTTAGACTATTCCATCAGGAAAAAGTTAGATACCCAACATCTAAGAGATATGGCCCAATTAGCAGACAGGGTTCGACAGGTCGAATGCTTAAAATCTGAAAAGGCCAGAGCAAATAAGAATTATAAGAAAGAGAGGGTTGCTTATGTCGAATTCGAAGACGGAGAGTCTGAAATCTCTGATGACCCTTATGGTCTTGAGGAATTCGAAGTAGATTTGGCTGAATTAAAAGAAGCACCACCTTATGCCTGCAAATTACTTACACCTTCGAATGGCAGGAACCCTATCGAAACCGAAAAGAATGATAAATTTCCAAAAAAGACTTACACATTTGATGTTACCAAATGTGACGAGATCTTCGATTTATTAGTAAAAGATGGCCAAATGATAGTGCCTTATAATACTAAAATTCCTCCGTTAGAACAACGAAAGAAAAGAGGCTTCTGTAAATATCATAATTTTTTAGGCCATAAAACCTCACAAtgctttcttttcagggatcttattCAGAATGCAATTAGGGATGGTCGTCTCAAGTTCGCTGACAAAGGAAAAAACTAGATGAAGGTTGAAGTTGACCCCCTCAACATTGCTGATACAAATTATGTTGAACCTGTCGAAATCAACATGATTGACGTAGGGGAAGTGGAGGTTGTAAAAGCAACAGGAACTGAAGGTCTCAAGGGGAAAGCAACTGAGGCTACTGAGGGCCTAAGGAAGAAATTCGAGGAAATTTCAATCACTGGTGGCGCCAGTCTAGGTGTCAACATGGTGGATCTGaaacaccccccccccccccccgaaATGGAGGAAGTGGAGAAATGTCTGAAGATGGAGCAAGAGGGGATGCAGTTTGGCTATCCCAAAGCCAGCGAAAGCCTACGTGAATACCTTTGGAGATGTCACAAAAGAAATTCTGACATGTTGTTGTGCCCAAGGTGCAACATCAGGATATGTCGAAGGGTGGTTAAGGATTATGAAAGATGGCAACGAACAAAGACTGAGAGAAACTGGGGGAAGGAAAGCCAATTACATAAGGTGTATCCCACGCCAGGAGAAAGCCTTCTTGGTTTTATTGTGCGTTACTACAAGTACGAAACAGAATGCTTGATGTGTCTCAGGTGTGGGGCAGTGTACAACGGAGAATTAGTTGAAGCGTTCGAAAGAATCCCATCTAACCAAGGTTGGGACGGACATGGAGGTAACCCAAATATGTATATCTTCGACAAGAGGGGAGCAACTAGGAGGCCAGACAACCCTCACCCAAGGGCGAAAAGAGTTATGTTTAAACTGCCAGCAGAAGTCCCTGAGGATAAATGGACTCAGGTGGGGTCGAAGAAAGGAAAGTGGAGAAGTTTTAAGGATGGGGGAAGAACCTCTTTGACTTATAGAAAACAGTTCCAGGCATCTAAGAGAGAGGCTATCAGGCTAGAGAACTACAAAGGAAAGAATCATATGTTAAGATCCCAGTGGAGAAGACATCAGAGGTTGAGGAAGGCTGAAAGAGAGATGAATCCAAAAGAGACTGGAGAATCCAGCAGCGTCAAGGTTCCTCCAAATGTCATGAATTCGACCAAACCACCTGTAGGAAGGAAGTTGTTTCCAGATGAAAACAAAAGTCAGAACGTTCAGAAGGAACAAGTAAGAGAGGAGGAAATGCTCACTGACGACTTCGAGTCCGACGGAGTGTCTTCTGTTAGTATGAATTGCAATGTAGTCTCAGTCCTGCCATACGAATATAACCAGGAGACGGAGGTTGAAGATAATGAGGAAGCGGATGCTATGGAGATGGCGAAGCATAGACTAGTGTGTTACTATGTTCTCAACAACGGCGTTGTCGAAGAACATAACACTCTTTTTGAAAGGCCTCACCAAGGGATGCAGAGTCACCTCAAGCCCCTATACATTAGGGCCAAAGTTGGACATGTGAGGGTGAATAAAGTTCTGGTGGACGGAGGAGCAACAGTCAATTTGATGCCCCAATTCATGTTAAAGAAGATAGGTATGTTCGACACTGATGTCAAACCTCACAATATGGTATTGTCAAATTATAAGGGTAAGATAGGACAGACTCTGGGTGTCATACAAGTGGATCTGACTGTTGGATCAATCACAAGACCAACAATGTTCATGGTAATACCCGCGAAGGCAAATTACAACTTACTACTAGGAAGAGAACGGATACATGGAATATGGGCAGTTCCTTCGACCATGCATCAGAGGATATCCATCTGGAGAGAAGATGGCGTGGTAGAAAATGTTGAAGCTGACCAAAGTTACTTCATGGCAGAAGTAAACCATGTAGACAAGAAGAACTTCGACAGGAACTTGGCTCATATAGGACCATGCCACCCAGCTGAAGAGGGCTACGCCCCAAATAAAAATGCTTTGTACTTCTTGACTCTTCATCCCAATGGCTTTCAGTGGGATAGGGAAATTATGGGAGACCTAGAAGAAGGGGAATCATCTGAAATACGGCCAACAGGCTGGGATGAAGACCTGTATTATGACTAAGTCTTCTTTTTTCGAAAAGATTTTGGCCTACATGGCTGAGAACAAAAGACAAGCGGCTCTCGAAGCCGAGATAACAAACATGGCTGACAAAGCCGCATATGGTGAAATCTATAATACAGGACCTGGGGAGTACTCTAAACCAAAACCCCCTGACGAACAGGTGCATGTGAAACTAACAGAACAAAGGTTAGATGCCATCTATGACGAAGAGCCTCTGGgattcgaaaaagatccagtAACGTCAAGTGCGAAGATGTTGGCGCAAGATCCTCTTGAAGAAATTGATCTCGGAAATGGGAGTACAAAAAGAATCACCTACATCAGCACTAAACTGGACCCCAAGTTGAAAGTAAGAGTAATCGAATTGCTAAGAGAAAACAAAGATTGCTTCGCTTGGGACTATgacgagatgcctggtttgaAGAGGGACTTGGTCGAATTAAAGTTGCCTATCAAGGATGGCAAGAAGCCCATCAAGCAGACTCCAAGGAGATTCGCCCCAGAGATCCTTTCAAAGATAAAaaaagaggtcgaaagacttcttcGATGCAATTAGATTAGGACCACAAGGTATGTCGATTGGATTGCAAATATAGTTCCTGTTATCAAGAAAAATGGCTCTTTGCGAGTGTGTATAGATTTTTGTGATCTAAATGCAACAACTTCTAAAGACGAGTATCCAATGCCTGTGGTAGAGATGCTGGTTGACTCAGCTGCAGGCTATGAATATCTCATCatgcttgatggatattctggctATAACCAGATTTTCATTGCAGAAGAGGATGTTTCTAAAACAGCCTTTCGATGTCCAGGGGCAATAGGCACTTGTGAGTGGATAGTTATGCCCTTTGGTCTAAAAAACGCCGGGGCAACATACTAGCGAGCAATGAATTCTATATTCCATGATTATATAAAGACATTTATGCAAGTGTACATagatgatattgtgataaaatctaCGTCAGACGAAGATCATTTAACCCATCTAAGCcaatcattcgaaagaatgagaaaacaTGGCTTAAAAATGAATCCTATTAAGTGTGCATTCTTTGTGTAGGCTGGAGATTTTTTGAgctttgtggtccataaaaagGGGATAGAAATCAATCAGAATAAGACGAAGGCTATTATGAAGACCAAAGCACCATCAACCAAGAAAGAATTGCAATCATTATTAGGAAAGGTAAACTTCCTAAGAAGATTCATCTCAAACTTAAGTGGCTGAATTCAAGCCTTCTCTCCCCTCCTACGCCTGAAACAAAGGAAGTTCGAATGGAATGACGAACATcaaaaggcattcgacaagatcAAATATTATCGACGAATCCTCCTATCTTGGCACCACCATGTGGAAAGAAGCCTATGAGACTGTATATATCAGCTTCCGACGCTACCATAGGTAGCATGTTGGCACAAGAGAATGAagatggcgtcgaaagagccatttattatcttagtagggttttaaatgatgcagaaactagataCACTTCAATAGAAAAGTTGTGTCTTTGTTTGCATTTCTCTTGTACTAAACTCAAGTATTATATAAAACCTATTGATTTATACGTGTCTTCACATTTTGATGTCATcaagtatatgttatctaagcCAATAATGCACAGTCGAATTGGCAAATGGGCTTTAGCACTCACTGAATACTCTTTAACCTTTATGCCCTTAAGGGCAATGAAGGAACAAATAGTATCAGATTTTATTGTAGACCATGCAGTGGTCGAAAATCCTCAACTTCAAGTTGAGTTGAAACCTTGGAGATTATTCTTCGACGGTTCCACTCATAAGGATGGAAGTGGGGTTGGGATCATGTTAATTTCTCCTGACGGaattccaacaaaactcaaatatagaattgaaggtcccctttgttctaacaacgaagcagaatatgaagcccTTATTGCGGGACTTGAGGCTTTGTTGGAATTGAGGGCAACTAGGGTCGAAATTAAAGGAGACTCAAAATTAGTAATCAAGCAACTGACGAAGGAGTACAAATgtataaaagaaaatttgattatgTACTTCATCATTGCAAATAGGTTACTCAAAAAATTCGAATATATCGACATAAAACAGGTCCCTAGAATAAAAAACCAAGAAGCTAATGACTTAGCACAAATAGCGTCAGGGTATAGAGTTTCAAAAGGGAAGCTAGAAGAACTTGTCGAAGTAAGAGGAAAGGCAATGGATGCCAGATTGTCTCCGACAGATTTGGAAAGCACTCGGTTAGGATATGCTAACAAAGAGGAGTTTGAAGTACTGGCCATTGATACCTTAATAGATACAGATTGGAGGAATCCAATTATTAATTATCTTAAGGACCCTTCGGCAGATACAGAAAGAAAAACCAAGTACAGGGCTTTATCTTATGTTTTGATGGGGAATGAATTATTCAAGAAAACCCCTGAAAGGATCCTGTTGAAATGTTTAGGAGAAAACGAAGCTTACTTGGCATTATCTAGTGTACATAGTGGAGCCTGTGGAGCACACCAGgcaggccataagatgaaatggttgcTTTACAGATATGGAATGTATCGGCCCACCATGTTAAAAGATTGTATAGAGTTTGCTAAGGGTTGCCAAGAATGTCAAATACATACAGGAATTCAACATGCTCCTGCAAGTGAGCTTCATACAATTATTAAGCCTTGGCCTTTTAGAGGGTGGGCATTAGATCTAATTGGGGAAATTCAACCCAATTCATCCAAAGGTCAAAGGTACATACTTGTAGGAAttgactatttcactaaatgggtcgaagcagtacctttagtaaatgtggatcaagaaaCTGTTATCGAATTCATTCAAAGGCAAATATTATATAGATTTGGAGTCCCAGAAAgtataacaacagatcaaggatcagTTTTTACTAGTCGAAAGATGCAAGAGTTTGCAAAGGAGATGGGTTTCAAATTATTAACATCTACACCCtattatgctcaagccaatgggcaagTCGAAGCAGCCAATAAAGTAATAATTGgtttaatcaaaaaacatgtagggaagaagccaaaaaattggcacaaaactTTAGAACAAGCGCTTTGGGCTTGTCGAACCTCCCCTAAAGAAGCTACTAACACTACACCTTTCCAGCTTACATTTGGACATGATGCAGTATTACCTGTCGAAATCTACTTGCAATCAGTGAGAATCCAAAGACAAGGAGAAATTCCATCTGACTTATACTGGGAAATGATGATAAATGAGCTGGTGGATTTGGACGAAGAAAGGTTGCATGCGTTAGAAGTATTAAGAAGACAGAAGGAGAGGGTAGCAAGGGCATACAATAAGAGGGTCAAAGGTAAAACCTTCATTACGAATGATTTAGTTTGGAAAGTTATATTACCTATGGATCGAAAGAATAAAGCATTAGAAAAATGGTCTCCACATTGGGAAGGACCTTTTTGAATTTTAAAAGCCTTTTCAAATAATGCATACGAAATAGAAGAATTAACAGAGGATTGAAGAATCCTAAAAGTAAATGGGAAATACTTAAAAAAGTATAAACCATTTGTGCATGAAGTTAAAATCATAACAACATAATAAGAAAAGAACTATCATGGCCAAAATGGTGAAGATATTTAAACTCCAAACTTTGCCAAAATGGCTTTCGTCTTAATCAAATTACAAATGAACAAGAGTCGAATAGAACAAATACAGGTGGAAATCAAAAAGGATTAGTGGCCCTCATCCGATCATACTTTTTCTTCGCCAAACCAATCTTGTACTGAACAGCAGCTTGAACCCCTATGAGGCGTGCAATATCTTCATTCATAGCAGTAGCCTTTTCGACATGATCTACGCTTTGCTTCACCAAATCATCAGCTTCACTATTATCCAAGCCTTGGATAGCAGCCTTCTTCGCCTTAGCATCAGAAATCTTCTTCTGCAATTCTGCAATGTGAGATTCCTAGAGTCGTATTGAAGTAGCATAAGTGTCGAATTCTGCTTGGGCTGACTTTCTGGAAGCGGCTAACTCTTCAGAAGCTTGTGAAGTTCGAAGGGCATTATCAAACTCAGTGGCTTGAGCTTTTTCAGTTGATAGAAGCTTTGCTTTGGCATCCACCTCCCTACGGTATTCATCACAGACTTGGTCAATGAGGTTCTGAATGTCGATAAGGGTTTCACCTATATCAGTGGGGCAAACAGTGATGTTAATCTTGCTTATCAGCTTCTTTATGCCAAAGCTCGCTCCCACATCATTCCTTAATTCTTCAAAGAGATCTACATCAAAAACTGCATTCTTCACCTGCTGAAGGAGTTCGTCATGTGATACTTCGTTTGCACTAGCACCAGAATGGGTCGAAGCTCCAGAAATGCTTTGCTCTGAAGAAGATTCTCTTTGAGCCATCATTAACCTTACATACTTAAGGGGATCATTTTGTTTTAAAGCTTTTTTCTTCTCCTCAGTAAGTGATATAGGCGAAGTCTGGATGATGGATGGTCGAACTTTAATTGGATTTGGGACCGTGTCGACGTTGGCTCACTAGTTTCAGTTTGATTTCCTTCAGGATCAGCTTCTCCCACATTCATGTCTTCATCTTCCTGAAAGTACCCCTCAATCTCATCAGAATCCTGATCATCCTCATCAGCATCATTTGAAGGGAACACAACTCTTGCAAGAGAATTACTGGGAGTATCCTCAGAATCTTCTTTCTCTGCTAAGTCCTTCTCGTCAACGTGCTTCGAATCTCTTTTACCATCTTCACCAGGAGAAGAGGTTTCTTGTTCGTTCTGGGCGTTATCTGCTTCGAGATTTTGGGCCCCAATCGAAGATCCTTTGTTTTGGACAGCACCGCTGATTGTCGGAGGAGGAGATGGATTCATGCCGCTCGAAGGATCACTCTGATTGGCGGTAAAAATGAGGGGAGTGGTAGGTTTGTCCTGAAAACAAAAAGTTAGAATAAAGTATGAGTTTGTCGAAAGATAAAACACTCAAGGTCGAAGTCTACCTGTTGAGCCTCAGGGTCGGAAGCATTGCTCCCAATGTGCTCCAGCGCGCGCCACCAGAGGGCTGGGATGGAGTTTCCTTTGGAGGAGGAGGGAGAATGTTGGTTTCGACACCTTGTTATTTATTTGTTTGGTAAGGGGCAACTGGTGCCTTATTCTTTTTCTGCTTTTTCTTAAATGGAGTTGGAGGAGtatcttcttcatcatctttGACAAGAATTACATTAGCAGTGAAGACTTTTCTTTTCTTGGGCGTCAAAGGAGGCTTGTCACTACCCTGAAAAAGAAAATTATAAATAGTTAGAAAAATACGAAAGAGATAAAGAAGTTATTTGATGTAATACCTTTGAACTCTTCTTTGTTTTTTCTAGAGCAGCACCAGAAGACACTCCTTGGCTTGAAGAGGTAGATGGCTTAGAAGCAGTATTCGAACTAGCTTTCGCCACATGCTTCTCTTTCTTCGCCACCTTCCTTTCGACGGCTAAAGAAGAATGTGAGTTAGTCGAAACATGCAAATGTTTAAAAGATTGGCAAAAAGACGAAAGGGAGTTGTAAAACCAAGAAATCCAAACATTCCACACCTTCACATGTCGGAGAAGTAATTCTCACTGCAGCTAAGTCAAAgtgaagaaagcctttgaaaCTGTCTAAAGTATGTTTGGTTGGAACTACTCTTTTAGCATGTTTTTGTTGGTCATTTTTTAGTATGTTAAAAATGTCCCCACATATGAACCAGTTTGGGAAGGGGGAAAAATGACAAAGCAAAATCTGCACTGGGTAAATTTGGAAATTTAGGTGGTTTGCACTCAAAGGCCAAATCATATTTAAATTCAGGTTTTACAGCTTTGAGAGATTTTCTTTTGGCAATTTGCTTTTCAAATTTCTCTTTTAAAATTGGCGCTGCGTCACAAACGGTTCGAACAAGGTCCGTTGGGTCATGGACAGTTTTGAAGTACTTTTGGAATGCTTGGATTTCTTCAGAGTGAGTAAGCTTACCCTTGTGGACATTTTCCTGCAAAGATGAAAAGGCCTTCGTTAGATGTTCTTTGATTTCAGCAGTAGAAAACATATTCTTGGAATAGAAATTTGTCCACCATGTGGCAAAACCATTGGTGGAGTAGAACGACGGTTGGTAGGCTATTAATTGGAATTCAGCAAAGTTTGCATGGAATTCTTCGTGGATTGCAATGTCTCGAGCGCTCCATTCAGTCCCTGCACAACAGATATCGCGCTTTCGATTGAATAAAGAAACAGGAATAAGTTGACACAACCTAAATTGTCGAGAGACAAAATTAGGTTGATAAGCCAACAGACACACATGGCTCTTTACTGGCAGGATCCTAGAAACAAGCAGCCTTGGGAAGAGAAAGGCACGCCATATATCTTCGATCTCTGTGTTGGCGTTCTTCACAGCATCTTCGAGCGAAGCAGTAAACCAGGAAGGACCATGGGTTCGACTGGAAAAAGGAGCCATCAAAGGAAAGAAATGGTGACGCTTCGAGAACATCAAGGTATATTTGGTGAGGGAAGTTTGTAAGTTGTCAATATCATCCGTTGGAGTCAGTTGAAGGAGTCTAGTGCCCTCAATGCTTCGATTTATTATCTCTGGGGCACTTTCATAAACGTTTCCTTGTGTTGGCAAAAAGGATTcgaaagtggcattgagccacaatTGAAGAAGCCAATAAGGCCCAGATAGTAATAAGTTGGTACCAGCTTCATACTCCTTTAACTTAGCACTAGCCGATCCTAGACTTTCATACAAACTAGCCGATAAGAGTTCACTTAAACACACTCTTCAACCATCATGCAATTGGTCAGCGAGTGTTAAAAATATCTTTGCAACTTGCATAGATTTACAGCAAAAGAAGAACTTGGACAACCATAGACCTAAGAATGCTATATGTTCTATGTCAGAAACTTCTTCCCCATCAGCGTGATACAGATTGATATAAGTACTGAACGAAGCATTCTTGACGTTGAAGTCAATCAAGTTTTCGCAGTCTTGGTATGGGTCGAAGGTTTCTCCTGTCGGAGGAAGTCCAGAAATGGAAGTTACGTCGAAAAGCGTAGGAGTCATCATTCCACAAGGGAGATGAAAGGTGTTATATGTGTTATCCCAGAAATATAGGTTGGATAATAATAAAGGCTGGCAGTAACTAAACCCCAACTTCGACATCTGAATCAGGTCAAAAATACCCAATTCTTTCCAAAATGAAGCTTTCTTCTTCTCAACTTTCGTTAACCAAGCTAGATAGGATTTGTCTAGAGTTGGACAAGACCGAAAGGGTCTGAAACTATCAATGATAAAATCCAGTTGAAAAGCCTCTCTTTGGACTGAATCCTCATTATTTCTAGAGGAAACGATTTTGCTGGCTATGGGTTTGGTAGTATGATAACAGGGAAAAAACTTCACACATTtctctaaatgatcttcagagaCTAATGGGCCTAAAAACCCTAAAACATTTCCAGAAAGTAAGGAAGGAACCATTACCTGAGAAGCAAAAATTGCTTTACGTTCTTTCATAAGTTTTGGAACAGTGATGTACTCCCGATCCCCAACAGTTATGGTTGTGCTAGTTGGAATGTTCTGAGAAGCAGAACTTTTTGAGGATCCAGCACCTTTGATGTTCTTTGATTGCTTTTGCTGTTTATCAGAAGACATTGTTATGGGTTTTTTGGAGATTTTGAAGGATTAGGGTTTTAGGGAAGAAGAAACGTTTTCAGAGAAGTTTTAGAAGTTGAACTTAGGTTGAAAATGAAGATTTTCGTAAAAAGGAAGAAAGAAGTGACAAGCGAGCTTTTATAGTATTAACCTACGAAGCTGATTGGTTACACCTTGCCAGGGTAGTGGGCCACGTGGTGGTTTTTCTGAGAAAAGGGTACAGGGATTACTGTTCATTATTCTTGGAAGTTGAAATTCATGATGACAAATAACTGCGCACACGTCTTGATGAGACGTTTTGAAAAAGTAAATCATGATTAACTGACAAATATGGACTTTTAGGTCTATGAAAGGTCTCTGGTCGAAATCTGGTGATTACAAAAAAAATGCCCATTTCTACATTGATTCAAAATAGACATTTATTGGGGGCAATTTGTTAACTGGAGATTTCGACAAATAGTTGAAGTTCTTTGGAAGTGTTACGTTTTGGAGAATAAATAAAAATGGCTGTGTCGAAGCTATTTGTTGAATTCTTTTCTTGGGTGAACAAATCTTTATTGTCGAAGCCTGAGACTTAGAAGATTTTTAGA from Lathyrus oleraceus cultivar Zhongwan6 chromosome 7, CAAS_Psat_ZW6_1.0, whole genome shotgun sequence encodes the following:
- the LOC127103200 gene encoding uncharacterized protein LOC127103200, with amino-acid sequence MTEAWDLANSENLRMKYFPSSLTKNAFTWFTTLPPNSIDVWPNLERLFHEQFYMGQTKISLKELANIKRKFTEPIDDYLNRFRLLKSRCFTIVLEHELVEMAAGGLDYSIRKKLDTQHLRDMAQLADRVRQVECLKSEKARANKNYKKERVAYVEFEDGESEISDDPYGLEEFEVDLAELKEAPPYACKLLTPSNGRNPIETEKNDKFPKKTYTFDVTKCDEIFDLLVKDGQMIVPYNTKIPPLEQRKKRGFCKYHNFLGHKTSQCFLFRDLIQNAIRDGRLKFADKGKN